A single genomic interval of Penicillium psychrofluorescens genome assembly, chromosome: 2 harbors:
- a CDS encoding uncharacterized protein (ID:PFLUO_003657-T1.cds;~source:funannotate) — translation MSLPTGSQGTPAGTRPSWQDQLQGGRTAWSSTVSIQGYQNIAARYWYDGQYINNAKEDAAEVALKVLNEQPGSSTHYPGQLFPQQSQSTTPGYGRGTGGF, via the exons ATGTCACTTCCCACCGGTTCTCAAGGCACTCCCGCTGGGACGCGGCCTAGCTGGCAGGATCAGCTCCAAG GAGGTCGTACCGCCTGGTCTAGCACCGTCTCGATTCAGGGCTATCAGAATATCGCTGCGCGTTACTGGTATGACGGCCAGTACATCAACAATGCCAAAGAGGACGCCGCCGAGGTCGCCTTGAAGGTTCTCAACGAGCAGCCCGGCTCCTCCACCCACTACcccggccagctcttccccCAACAGTCCCAGTCGACTACTCCAGGGTACGGCCGGGGAACCGGCGGGTTCTGA